The stretch of DNA ctgaactgggttcTTCTGAGAAAGCACTATACTCTCTTAACTATGAGCTATCACTCCAGCCGCAAACATTAACTCTTTACTGATCTTCCTCCTGTGGTGtgcttattatttttcttcttccactcAGTAACTTACCTTGAAGTCTTCATCTGTCAGTTGCAGAAAACAGTAAAGTAACTCCTATAAACTTTTTGTCTGTATTTCAAAATTGAGTGCTTTcaaagtctttttcttctttatgttatTGCTATTCTATAGTAATTCTCTGTTATTGACTAATAGTTGGCTAATAGTGATTTAAAGATACTGGATCAGAAACACAaaatcagtattttctttttgtgtttatattttctataaatttttacactaaaatgtattaaaaaaaacaaaacctaaaaatcTGAAAGAAGACTATCAGGCTATCTTTTGCTGTTATGACTGAATGTCCCATAAATGGATGTGAACTTAGAGATTGTATTTATTGTGTTTCGGTTATAGTAACAATTGCCCGAGCAATTGAGTTGAAGCATGCTCCAGGACTGATCGCTGCACTTGCCTATGAAACGGCCAGCTTCTACCAGAAAGCAGGTAAGCTCATTGGTTTGTTACATTCACGGTCCTTAGATTTTTCATGTTCATTTGATTTTTGctgaaaagggaagaaagcaagATTCTCATATTTTCCATTATAATACTAGAATAAAATCTTTGGGTTTTTGACCTTGTTTAAAATAAGAGGCCAGGCATGGTCACACAGGTACTCCAGAGGCTCAAGGCctgtctggactacagagtaagatcaaggctagtctgggcaatttgtctcaaaaacagggagatagctctgtgggtaaagtgtgCCATACAAGCGttaggacctaagtttgatctgTAGAATGTAAAAAATCCAGGCGTGATGACATGTGCTTGGGATCTTAGAGCCAGGGAGTAGGAGTGGAGGGGGATCCCTGTGGCTTGCTAACCAGCCAGCCTCGCTCAATCAGTAAGTTCCAGGTAAAAGTGAAGAGACCTGGTCTCAGCAGATAGGGAAAATAtcctccacatatacacacacacacacacccctctacacATACACTCCTCTCAGACACAGATATGCACGTATACGTATAcgtgttaattaattaatatgttACAAGTTAATGTGTGAGAAGCTGGGGATATAGCTAGTAGAAGAGCACTTGAGTCAGCCCCAGTGTCTCACAGCTGATGTATTGCACGGCTTCTAATGGGAAAGATAGTGTTGTGCTTCCCACCGGTTATATCCGGTTATATGCAGCCTTTGCTCTTCTTAGTCTTTATAACagtcttatttatgtatttagtcagttagtttgtttttaagactgaGTCCTTCTGTGTTGccctagctgtcccagaactcactatgtagaccagactggccacaAACTCAAGAGCCCcacctgccttccaagtgctgagactaaagtcATGCCCAGATCTTTATAACCGTTTTATAATTGCTATCCTTATTTAGCTAAGAATAGGAATAGTGTTACATATTACATAGAACAGGGAAGTGTTACATGACCACCAATCACTTGGGTGCTAGCATGTGGAAGGTGGGACCACCAATCACTTGGGTGCTAGCATGTAGAAGGTGGGACCACCAATCACTTGAGTGCTAGCATGTGGAAGGTGGGACCCACAACTTGGTGCCTGTGATCTAGGAAACATACTTAGCTTTCTGTTTGGAGGATCGTTACTATTTCAGTTGCTGAGTAGATAAGAGTAAACTCATAGTCTAGGGAAGGAGATGAACTTGGAGTCAGATCATGATATAAGATACAACATCAGTGATGTAAGAAACTGAACAGTGTGGGCATGCTAGAGAATGCTTGCGAGAGGAAAGCGGATTTTTAGTCTCATTTCAAAACAGTGAATTTGACTGGATtgtaattttgaaagaaaattccCACCTCATGTACGGGCTTGCTGTGTGAAGGGATCGgcaggctcagtggttaagaagaaGTTGTTATAGGCTttggaggaaatgaagaaaggttTGCCAGTGATAATGaagttgaaaataaagaaaacaaaagtctaTTTAGGAAGTATTTGGATTGTGTGAGCACGTGTGGgtatgtgagtgagtgaatgtgtatttttAATGCACGGTTCAGTACTGATTGAATGGACATTATGAGTTGTTCGTGGTAGGCAAATAGAGTACTGTCTGCATGGCTATATTACATACAGTTTTGAAGCTATGATAGAAATGCTTGCTTTGAAATCCTTTGTCCTATCTTTTTTTTGTCATTAACTTAAAGCCACATTAACCATCAAATTGAAGAAGTACTTACTATGTTGTTCAAATATGTAATTATGAGGAAATAAACCATGTTAAgtattcagggtttttttttcataatgtatgaaagctagaaggtagACTAGATGGCATTATGTTTTTAGCACCAGAACACAGGAACTAAGAAATGTACCAGTGAAAGTGGGTGAAatgatattttgctttttaaaatgtaactttagaTCATACTTTATCCAGTTTGGAGCCTGCATACTCCGCTAAATGGAGGAAATACCTGCACTTGAAGATGTGCTTCTACACGGCCTATGTGAGTACCAGCAGCCTACAGACGGGGAGGTTACTCTCCGGCCCTTGACTGCCAGGCCTCTCGTCTCACCACTCATCATTAGCAGCAAGCAGGGACAGGCAGCTCTCCGGAAGTGTTCACTGGCCGGAgtgagtggaaggagaggatagAGAATTGGAGACCTAGAGTTGCTGCATGGTCCCAAAGCGTATTTTCAGGCTGGACACATAATGAGAATTCTCCAGTTGTGTTATCCTGTCCATTGAGAAGGGTATCCTCAGATTCTAATCTTAATGGCTTGGGAAGATGGAGGCTGTGAGCAAGTGTAAAGGACtgcgttcagatccccagaagccatgttaAGCTGGATGcagtagtgcacatctgtaatgccaCCCCCCTACAGTGAGACAGAAAAAATACCAGCAGCTGGCCTTGCATGCCTCACATCAAGTAACAGAACACCCTGCCTCAAACAGCGGAAGGCCGGGACTGAAGCCAAGGTTGGCCTCTGGCCACCTGCCTCACTTACATCTCTATACACAcagtgattttgttgttgctgttttaattttaatcCTGAGGCATACCACGCAGTGTATATGACCTAGGTGAAAACCACCAGTGTGCATCATTTTAGAAGTTCTTTACCAGTTGGTTAAACCACCAAACTTAAGATTGTTATCATGTGAGAGGCAGTCAAAACCTTTTTCCGAGTTAAGTAATTGTCTATCCCTTACATGCCATAATGCTTTCCAACATACTACTGCTCAGCACCAAGTGTCTGTTTCAACAGATTTTAATGAGCAGACTTTCAGGCTGATGCATTTTTCTTAAAACCTATGATCCTTCCTGGGTGTGGTGaaacatacctgtaatcctagtgtttgaagctgaggctggaggatcctgAACCCAACCTGAACTAAAGAAGACCTTGgttggtgggaggaggggacatGGACAGGGAAGGGGACACATGGGATGGGACAAGCAGCAGACCCTCTACTCTTTCATCTCAGGAGGCTAGCCTCTCCCTTTACCTATGCGTAACGAAGAACTGACTCCTTTATTACCGCTGTCCTCTTTGTATAACAAGTCTCAGCTAGCTGGTTTTGCTCTTGGGACATAGTGACAAGTCTGCTTTGCCTCAGGGCTGGACCTAACTGTACCTTTGATTTGGGCAGAGACGGAGGGAAGCCCACCTCAAGTAAAGGATTGCACTGTAGTCCACACAGTGACTGACAGTGTTTGTCTGACATGTAACTTCAAGGACAGAATAtatgaaaatgtgtttcttttaccAGGCATATTGTTACCATGGCCAGACTCTGTTGGCTAGTGATAAATGTGGAGAAGCAATCAGGGCTCTCCAAGAAGCAGAAAAACGTAAGTTTTGCTTTCAGAATTTTaactccctttttaaaaaaaaccctttcatCCTAAAGGGAATGAGTAGATTCTGGCTGAGTTCATAAAAGGAAATAGGCAAGATGGttggagaacagaaaaaaaaaaattctcctcctCGAGCCTGTAGAAGATGCAGCCTCCCGCCAGCACTGTCCCTGTGCTGCGCGAATGGCAGGTGACAGACTCACAGCCTTGGAGCACGCACAGCAGGGCGCAGCTGTTCTGAGACCGCTGTCCTTTCTGCAGTGTACGCGGAGGCCGAAGCCCTGTGCAAAGAGTACGGGGAAACCAAGGGACCGGGACCCACAGCCAAGCCCTCGGGTCACCTGTTCTTTCGGAAGCTTGGAAGCCTTGTGAAGAACACCCTGGACAAATGTCAGCGAGAAAACGGGTTCATGTGAGTCGCTCACTCCTTGATACTAATACCGCAGGGATTGTAATTGTTAAAATAGTAACCTTTTAGTAACGGCTTTATCTCCAGTATCAAGGGAGTTGTCTTAAATtgcatttaaatttaatattttctttttaaatcggTGATAAAGTTGTTTGTAAGGCTTTTTAGTCTATATATGGTAGTATCATAAAAAACAGGTTTAAAATCTAAACGTGAATTGTTAACGTAAGTTTATTTCATCAGGATACTCCTATAAAGACTTCATTTTCTCTTAACTTTGTTTCCATATGCTACTtcgatgtggggtgtgtgtgtgtgtgtgtatgtgtgtgtgtgtgtgtgtgtgtgtgtgtgtatgtgtgtgtgagagagagagagagagagagagagagagagagagagagagagatcagctTCTTTGCATATTTGTCTCACTCTGGTTTGAGCTAACTATAAagtaagaaattttaattttctcataattctttctgctccctttgGGCAGCAAGACCAAGGCTGTTAGTAAGTTAGTGTACAAACTGTAGTTCGGTGCCTTCCTAAGCTGGGCCAATCACTCTTGCCCCTGCCTACCTTTTTATATACTTCCTGTGATATTCAGCGTTTGCTCACTGAACTTTTCACTCGTCTGTTTTTATCACTTCCCTTGAAAATGGACTGCACCCCCAAATGCCGGCCCACCGCCCCACTTTGCCTTCTTTCTGCCCTTGGAAGCCTCTGTTGCATTGATCTGTAACTGATGGGGCTTCCTGACTTTCTCATCCGGCCATCTGGGACTGTGCCCCCAGGGCAGAGAACTGTCAGACTCACTGTAGCCTTGAACATATTAGGTGCTCCAGTAGTTgtggaataaatgaataaaccacTCTTTAAACTGCTTCTTGCAGTTACTTTCAAAAAATCCCAACAGAAGCCCCACAGCTGGAACTCAAAGCAAACTACGGGCTGGTGGAGCCTGTGCCTTTCGAATTTCCTCCTCTGAGTGCTCACTGGACGCCGGAAGCGCTGGCCGCATTTGATCTCACCAAGAGACCCAAGGATGACAGTGTATGTGAACAACAGGGCTTTTCCTCCAGTCACAGACGTTTAAGATGTTTAGAGCTAGTTTGCCATGTCCGTCTACTCGAGCAGGTCTATGTATTTATCTAAATGCTCAGTCAGCTCACGGCGGTGCTGCTTCCACTCGGTTGTAGATTGCTCTCAGAAGTAGCCCTGCGCCTTCAGTGACTTCTAGATTCCTGTGTAATTTACTGACATTGTTGCAGCACATTATCTCATTTTCACAGCTTGTCAGGGGGGAAGGTCATCCGTGTTGATGTTGCTGTagcgatgccctcttctgaccctgggTATTTGAAGATTCAGTTTAACTTCAGCACTCCATTAGTCATCCAGGAGTGAAGTAGAATGCTTTTACATTCGTTTATGCCTAAGCAGCCCTTGGTGCTCTGAGTCAGGTGGTAGCTCACAGGGAAAGTTTTATGTGTAATTACCAAAAGACTAGGGATCTGTGACCGAAGGAGTGGGGACTGTTTTACAACCAAAATCCTCCCTTGAAATTGCATCTTTTTATAGTTTCCTCCCCACACAAGTACTCCTTAAAATAatccttttttcttcctattgAGCCTCTAAGACAGTACCTTCAAAGATAGCTTATATTGTCATAAATGATCCTCAACACTCCAGGGTTCCCTTCCCAAGTTTTTCCTTCCTCAGAATCGTAGAGGAGGAGTACCTGCTGGACTTGGGTACAGCAGTCTAGGTTTGCATCCACTGGGGTGTTGCCTCTGGGCAGCATTGGAAAGTGCATCTTCTGGAATAGTGTGGGTAGCCTCAGTGCTGTCCTTTAAATACAGCACCTTTGAAGGTGTGAAGTAGAGGACATCTGTGGGTTTTCTCAGTCTCCATTTGCATatttactttgtttctttctccctAGGTCAAACCCAAACCAGAAGAAGAAGTGAAACCTGTAAAAGAACCAGATATCAAACCTCAAAAGGACACTGGGTGTTCTGTCTCTTAAGAATGTAACACTTGCTTAGAAATCTTGCTGCCAGTTCATAGGGGactttttctgatttctctgaAGCCCATAGGGTAATTATTAACCTCAGAGGGACTTggccttttgtttatttattcttgatTTTTAACATAGAGGTGTTTCATGCTTTTGTTTCTGGGCTCTGCTTTTTTAATCAGGACAGCATTTGGAAGGGTTGTTTTTTACGTCTTTAATGAGTGTATGTGGGGGTTGGACCTTGTCTGAACTCTAGATAGTAAGTTTCATGTTAATGTTTTTCTACTTTCacaaaaaatgtttgttttccttcttgtttgataccagaagaatgttttaaaaagaaataggttCACCTCTCATCACTGAGGCTAACACAGTTTTCTGGtgggaaaagaaaatcacagtTAAAAATCAGAAACCTTCAGACCAAACTCTTTCCTTACACTTACCAGTCAGTAATTTACTGGAAAATCAGTGTTTAGAAGAACGTGGAACTTACTTGAAAACAGCAGTGACGGGTCTCCTGCCTGGCATATGCTTCCCTTCCCTGCATAGTCCCATGCTCCCAGCATCACCCTCAGAATCCAGACGTGGTTTTTTTTATAAGTACCTTTTCTAATGAATTTTTTTACTTAAGGGACAAAGCTTTGTACTAGCATTTGGTGTTTCTTTGTAGAGAGAGATGAAAAGAGTGGACACGTGTTTTAAAGAAGTAAAAGATTGCATGTTGTAAAGAGAGCCTTCATAAACTAAATCAAGATAGGTTGTCCTGGATCACACTGATAACTCCTTTGTTAAAAGCattttaagaaaatgccctttgTTACCTGATTTTGGTGTACATTGTGTTTTTAACATGGTTTTCTTCAGTATATGGCCTATCAGAATTGTTTGGCTGTAGGCCAGAGGCCATAGCAGCGAAAGGTTAGGATGTAGACATACAATATGATCTTCACAGTGGGTTGCACTAGTTAAACAGTTTGGTTATATCCACAGACTGGGAACTAGAGGATGTGTGACACTTTAACGGGTCACACATCTCTAGTGTGTCCTACTTGGTTCCTCTCCTGCGGTGTTAACTCCTTTCATGGTGGCAGATTGGCTCACATGATAGGAACAGTAGTGTACATGAGAGCTTTCTGTGAGTCAGGCAGTGTGCAGGCATGTAGACAAACCACTGCATCCACATAGCAACCCTGTGAGAAACACATCAGTCTACAGAAAGTATTGAAAGGAATATACATCTCATGATGAAGAATGGACAGATTATACCTTCAATCAAGATTGTAGTCAATAAATCATATATCATAGTTTACACTCCTTTGAAAAGCTACATAGAATCaatgagctctttttttttatagaaatgcTAGTTACAGCTTACAATGTCTATTTAATATTTGAAACTGCAGCTTTCAGAATACTTGGAGAAACTACTGAATGGGCATTAAGTTTCATTTTGCTGCCTGTAGGAAAAAATACCAAGTTTCACCCTTCCTACAGAGTCACTTGTCCTAAATGCCAGTCACTGACAGAGCTCTAAGTAGTCCTTGCTCCTGCCTGTCTACCCTCTGCCTGTGGGACTTACTTTAGGTACTAGTACTCATTAACCTCGGTAGTGAGATTTTTGTGGACTGGCTGAACTGCCACTAATGAAAGGGAAACACAGAATGTGTCCGGCACGTCTGTAAAGTGCAGTAGGTACAGGTCTTGAAATCCTTAGTTGACGGTGTTCACATGGTCAGATGAGAAGTCTTGTGTTGACTGAAGAGGTACCACCAGCTGCCTAACATGCCCCGTTATATAAGATCCTAAGTGGTATTGGGAATTTGAGGAGATATCAAATGTGAAGCCCCGGCATGAAGCCTGTAGGGAGATGGATTGTACATTAGTGTTGCATGAATTTCATAGCAGGCAAGGACAGCTCACATGCTACTTCTGCTCAGTGTTTATATAATgagttctctttttatttatgaaaataaaagcaattttacttacattttcactggattttttttttgtgtgtgtgttttgtatacgTAGCTAGTAGCATATTTAGTATAGTACAAATTCTTacagtaataattttaaatgacatttgtGTCAGTTCTGTGCTTGCTGAGTTAATTTCCTTGACATATTTAGTTTATGCTTGTGGTTGTATTGGTACTTAACCACCTCATAATGTGAAAAGAACGATTTTAATTGGCTCATCTAGCTCATATTACAAGTACAGCATAATATTTTGTGTGTTGTGGCTAGCTGGGCATGAGCACTTCCTAAGGAACTTCCAGGCTACTCACTTCCAGAATTTCAAACAGTACTTAATGCACCATCTGCCATGATGTAGAAAACATTGGGAAATGCCCCAGAGACAGGCATGCAACTGTACACAGGCACTCAGTTAACACTGGAGATAAAGGTGATCTGTGATTACCAGGGAGAGGCAGTAGCTCCGACTGGGTTTGCTCCCGTTTCACGTTCTCATGATGGCTGCTGTGCACACTCTCAGCACCAGGTCCTGTGTGGCTGTGCCTTCAACAAGGAATGAGACTGCTTGTGTAAGTCCTGCTCTTGCCGTAGGTTAGACCACTAGACAGCATCTTAGAGAGGGAAGAGTGGAGTCTAGAGGAGGGACTGTTTAGTTCCTGTGTAAATTACCAAAACCGATTACCCAAAACGGGTTCTTTGCTCTGTTGTAGCCCAATCTATCTGTGAACTTCATGATAAgtgaaaacaaataataacaaaaagtaCTTTCCTTTTTCAAGTTGAAAACAAGCATGtgttttctgggaacagaaatcaATTGAAATGATTATAGATGGTAGCAAGAAAGATAATTTGAAATAGAAAAGACCATTAGAAATTAGTATTTTGCAGTGTCACATAGTCCTTCCTGTACTCATTAAATTTAACTAATTGCCTGATTCATTTACAAAGTGAATGCTGAGTCCCAGCCATCTGTCAGGACAGGGACATCACAGGGCAGAAGATGAAAGCAAACAAGCTGGGACAAACATTGCCCATTGTAGTTTgagtgaaaatggcccccataggctcatctacTTCatacctggtccccagttggtagacgtggggaaagattaggaggtgtagccttgtggtagggggaggctggggggttgTCATTGGATGCAAGTGTGAGATTTCAAactggatcaagatgtaagctctcagctgcttctaCAGCCCTCTGCTACCATGTCTTCTAAGCCGTCCTAGAcgctaaccctctggaactataagtgTAACGAATATgttttctgtaagttgccttggctgcggtgttttgtcacagcaatacaaaGATAActaagaagttggtaccagggagtgg from Peromyscus eremicus chromosome 15, PerEre_H2_v1, whole genome shotgun sequence encodes:
- the Brox gene encoding BRO1 domain-containing protein BROX isoform X1, translating into MTHWFHRNPLKATAPVSFNYYGMITGPLASKICNDLRSSRTRLLELFTDLSCNPEMMKNAADLYFSLLQGFINSPGDSTQESKLRYVQSFKWTDTLQGHVPSAQQDAVFELISMGFNVALWYTKYASRLAGKENITEDEAKDVHRSLKIAAGIFKHLKESHIPKLLTQAEKGQDLEARLIDAYIIQCQAEAQEVTIARAIELKHAPGLIAALAYETASFYQKADHTLSSLEPAYSAKWRKYLHLKMCFYTAYAYCYHGQTLLASDKCGEAIRALQEAEKLYAEAEALCKEYGETKGPGPTAKPSGHLFFRKLGSLVKNTLDKCQRENGFIYFQKIPTEAPQLELKANYGLVEPVPFEFPPLSAHWTPEALAAFDLTKRPKDDSVKPKPEEEVKPVKEPDIKPQKDTGCSVS